One region of Ostrinia nubilalis chromosome 14, ilOstNubi1.1, whole genome shotgun sequence genomic DNA includes:
- the LOC135077964 gene encoding connectin-like — MRTQKVPATLLLLLFAIEALDANRRKQKEKIMPTIINICDINDRDSKVHCYCELSQEINEAVKTECWVFNGGIEKTDPLWTSFTSQSNIETLAFNVRADGGLDFVPSKVFRYTRKLRNFSIKFSSIPKIDSYTFANLTAIQEMTLTKNQIIYLSKHSFYNLPNLTILTLDENRIKELVTETFFDLPALQKLYLTSNNITVIQDGAFRSLVNLLELELDRNNISELRKECFDGLANLKRLDLRRNKIATLNSFTFIELWNLHSLLLDYNEINMLAQRTFDGLSQLRKLSLSHNKLVTLTGGLFEGVRGLAALDLRHNKLRRFTYDNIRPVYDNLKNQNSYIYLDGNEFTCDCHLAWMHKLRHEAKSVKVRTSLENFVCKFTIDPVLNSHFSYYERSVINSNNLYETDDKSQTKDYSDNSDDIFHDEIDDAYADEPKLARKENEKTLLQIPVELLPCPQDVKTVTDRTYTYPSQNEAKDYRNLIQSSTSAANDISLSVFLFTISFLLRY; from the exons ATGAGGACCCAGAAGGTGCCAGCTACTCTGCTGCTGTTGCTCTTTGCAATAGAAGCCCTTGACGCCAACAGAAGAAAACAAAAAGAGAAGATCATGCCAACCATCATCAACATATGTGACATAAACGACCGAGACTCCAAGGTACACTGCTACTGCGAGCTCAGTCAAGAAATCAACGAAGCAGTCAAAACTGAATGCTGGGTCTTCAACGGAGGCATAGAAAAAACTGACCCTTTATGGACAAGCTTCACCTCTCAGTCCAACATAGAAACATTAGCTTTCAATGTAAGAGCAGACGGCGGACTAGATTTCGTCCCCTCAAAAGTATTCAGATACACAAGAAAGCTGAGAAACTTTAGCATAAAATTCAGCTCCATACCAAAAATAGACAGTTACACGTTTGCGAATCTAACAGCAATACAAGAAATGACGCTAACAAAGAATCAAATAATATATTTAAGTAAACACTCGTTTtataacctacctaacctaacaattCTCACCTTAGACGAGAATAGAATAAAAGAACTAGTGACAGAGACATTTTTCGATCTTCCAGCTTTACAGAAACTTTACCTTACTAGTAATAATATAACTGTAATACAAGACGGAGCATTCAGGAGTCTTGTGAACTTGCTAGAGCTAGAGTTGGATAGGAATAATATAAGTGAGCTAAGGAAAGAATGTTTCGATGGACTCGCCAATCTCAAACGGTTAGATTTGAGGAGGAATAAAATTGCAACATTGAATTCCTTCACGTTCATCGAGCTTTGGAACCTGCATTCTTTGTTGCTGGACTACAATGAAATTAATATGTTGGCGCAAAGGACGTTCGACGGATTGTCGCAACTGAGAAAGTTGAGTCTAAGTCACAACAAGCTGGTAACTTTGACCGGTGGCCTGTTCGAAGGGGTGAGGGGTCTAGCCGCCTTAGATCTTAGGCATAACAAACTAAGAAGATTCACTTACGACAACATTCGACCCGTCTACGATAACCTCAAGAATCAAAACAGCTACATCTATTTAGATG GGAATGAATTCACCTGCGACTGTCACCTGGCGTGGATGCATAAGCTTCGGCACGAAGCTAAGAGCGTCAAAGTGCGGACGTCTCTCGAAAATTTCGTCTGTAAATTCACCATCGATCCAGTGCTGAATTCACACTTTAGCTACTATGAACGTAGCGTGATAAACTCCAACAATTTGTACGAAACTGACGACAAGAGTCAAACAAAAGATTACTCGGATAATTCTGACGATATATTTCATGACGAAATAGATGATGCTTACGCAGACGAACCGAAATTGGCAAGGAAGGAAAACGAGAAAACTCTCCTTCAAATCCCCGTTGAGTTGCTGCCGTGTCCTCAAGACGTCAAAACTGTTACAGATAGAACCTACACTTATCCTTCTCAAAACGAAGCAAAGGATTACAGAAATCTCATACAATCGTCTACGTCAGCCGCAAACGATATTAGCCTTTCGGTTTTCCTGTTTACCATTTCGTTTCTCCTAAGATATTAA